In a single window of the Nicotiana tomentosiformis chromosome 8, ASM39032v3, whole genome shotgun sequence genome:
- the LOC138897147 gene encoding uncharacterized protein, with translation MAITTRSGRGGDATTSNLRRNVDDDVVVQEDKIPSNVVQANDEVKIDIDESAEETQKEVNPSREYIINIPELAVQKAKAPMLRPPPPYAKRLAKQNSGNQFKRFIDMMKSLSINVPLVEALEQMAGYEKFMKDLVTKKRSMNCETIKMTHQVSAIVHSIAPKLEDPGAFTIPCTIRSADFAKALCDLGTSINLMPYSVFKTLGIGQPRPISMRLQMTDRTMKRPLGIIDDVLVRVDKSTLPADFVILDCKVDYEVPIILGRPFLATGKALVYVEAGE, from the coding sequence atggccataacaacaaggagtggaagaggtggagatgcaaccacctcaaatctAAGAAGAAatgtggatgatgatgtagtggttcaagaagataagattccaagcaatgtggttcaagctaatgatgAAGTAAAAATTGACATTGATGAGAGTGCTGAGGAGACCCAAAAagaagtgaacccatctagggaataCATAATAAACATACCGGAACTGGCAGTGCAaaaggccaaggcaccaatgctaaggcctcctcctccatacgctaaaaggctcgccaagcaaaatagTGGGAACCAATTCAAGaggtttattgacatgatgaagagcttatccattaatgtgccattggttgaggcgttggaacaaatggCCGGTTATGAAAAGTTCATgaaagatttggtgacaaagaaaagatcaatgaattgtgagactatcaagatgacacatcaagtgagtgctattgtgcattCAATagctccgaaattggaagatcctggcgctttcacaatcccttgcactattagaagcgccgactttgccaaagctctatgtgatctagggacgagtatcaacttgatgccctactcagTGTTTAAaacattgggaattgggcaaccaagacccatatctatgaggttacaaatgacagatcgtactatgaagagaccattgggtattattgatgatgtgttggttcgtgttgataagtccACCCTCCCGGCGGACTTTGTAATTCTTGACTGcaaagtggactatgaggtgcctattatcttgggtagacctttccttgccaCGGGTAAGGCTCTTGTttatgtggaagccggtgagtgA